From Planococcus halocryophilus, the proteins below share one genomic window:
- a CDS encoding GDP-mannose 4,6-dehydratase: MNAKTILVTGGHGFIGSNLIHYYLNKYPEYKLVNIDYNTEAASSETTSGPNQASRYSFHRVDIRNAYAVNHLFELYDITDIMHFAAETRSEEQVGEIRLYEQTNVLGTMNLLQAAQDAWMESAHQPKEKYTASCFHHISVTDSFKPTLYSDSKKRADDMIYEFHKNTGLNVITTASPEVFGPMQKEGELIPTYIEQALKGKLGVFEESTENIRYWLFVSDLCEAIDTVFHLGNSGSRYELGYNARLTDRELAWCIISLMGALHFPGNYEHQKYNIIKKGAFSSEKTPHKKLPGIAPVTPFEKGLRITFNWYSNKNKTEDFLKK; this comes from the coding sequence TTGAATGCTAAAACCATACTTGTTACCGGAGGGCACGGATTTATCGGGTCTAATCTCATCCATTATTACTTAAACAAATACCCGGAATACAAACTCGTGAATATTGATTACAATACCGAAGCCGCTAGCTCAGAAACTACTTCTGGACCCAATCAAGCATCTCGTTATTCGTTTCACCGAGTGGATATCCGAAACGCTTACGCGGTCAATCATTTATTCGAGCTTTACGACATAACTGACATTATGCATTTTGCAGCAGAAACACGCAGCGAGGAACAAGTTGGGGAAATTCGACTTTACGAACAAACTAATGTGCTCGGTACGATGAATTTATTGCAAGCGGCACAAGACGCTTGGATGGAATCAGCACATCAGCCAAAAGAAAAATACACAGCATCATGTTTCCACCATATTTCGGTAACAGATTCTTTTAAACCTACGTTATACAGCGACAGTAAAAAAAGAGCGGATGACATGATTTATGAGTTCCATAAGAATACCGGGTTAAATGTCATTACGACTGCAAGCCCGGAAGTGTTCGGACCGATGCAAAAAGAGGGAGAATTGATCCCAACGTATATCGAACAAGCGCTAAAAGGTAAATTAGGTGTTTTTGAAGAGTCAACTGAAAATATCCGGTATTGGCTGTTTGTTAGCGATCTATGCGAAGCGATTGATACGGTATTTCACTTAGGAAATTCCGGAAGCCGGTACGAACTAGGTTATAATGCTCGATTGACAGACCGAGAACTTGCTTGGTGCATCATATCACTGATGGGTGCTCTTCATTTCCCGGGAAATTATGAACATCAAAAATACAATATTATAAAGAAGGGCGCTTTTTCATCAGAAAAAACACCACATAAAAAATTGCCAGGGATTGCGCCAGTTACACCATTCGAAAAAGGATTACGCATCACGTTTAATTGGTATTCCAATAAAAACAAAACTGAGGATTTTCTGAAAAAGTAG
- a CDS encoding C40 family peptidase, with amino-acid sequence MKKIFFTLLTAGSLLFANSVTDAQAAQPVQNEISTSQESTVSTIEQVAASKATAKSGTFKTKYTSNVRADAGTKNKVITVAKKGSIATATHQKKVGKSTWYKVKVNGKSGWILSTLLTSTTVKKASVSTSSSAVVSEALALKGIPYKFGGTTTAGFDCSGFIQYAFKQAGKSVSRSTLTQYAESYTVSTPQPGDLVFFANTYRAGISHVGIYIGNNQFVHSGGAKAEVKSMNDPYWGKKFHSFKRF; translated from the coding sequence ATGAAAAAGATATTCTTCACGCTACTTACAGCAGGATCATTGCTATTTGCTAACTCAGTCACTGACGCCCAGGCCGCTCAACCCGTTCAAAACGAAATTTCTACTTCTCAAGAATCTACAGTTTCAACTATAGAGCAAGTTGCTGCAAGCAAAGCAACTGCCAAATCAGGTACATTTAAAACCAAATACACTTCAAATGTTCGCGCGGATGCGGGAACAAAAAACAAAGTTATCACAGTTGCTAAAAAAGGGTCAATTGCTACAGCGACTCACCAAAAGAAAGTCGGCAAATCAACTTGGTACAAAGTAAAAGTCAACGGCAAGTCTGGTTGGATTTTAAGCACATTGTTAACTTCTACAACGGTTAAGAAAGCTTCCGTTTCAACTTCTTCTTCTGCAGTCGTTTCAGAAGCATTGGCATTGAAAGGCATTCCTTACAAATTTGGTGGCACGACGACTGCTGGGTTTGATTGCAGCGGATTTATCCAATATGCGTTTAAACAAGCCGGTAAGAGTGTTTCACGTTCGACGTTAACGCAATATGCGGAGAGCTACACTGTTAGCACTCCACAGCCAGGAGATTTGGTTTTCTTTGCTAATACGTACCGCGCTGGGATCTCACACGTTGGGATTTACATCGGTAACAACCAGTTCGTGCATTCAGGCGGAGCGAAAGCTGAAGTTAAGAGCATGAATGATCCATACTGGGGCAAGAAATTCCACAGCTTCAAACGTTTCTAA
- a CDS encoding SGNH/GDSL hydrolase family protein produces MMKMYKIGAVLAVIICIIALVFSYLTWQDKLENVIAPVEAVSAVSDDQKKDKTKEVKSDKNVKINELITNMGEPLQNLFVERNENGERLKVLIAGSAALESGDPGYAERLEASLEEAYADFIEVDILSIEGTSESLLDVDLSSGYDVVLLEPMTLMNNGIVAIEQEREHINEFRAKLTEQVEDAVLVLHPSQPIYGAGYYLAQIAALKEFAQLYDYAYINHWTAWPDTDNEVLKDHLTEDGLPNSKGAELWAEELEAYFIAN; encoded by the coding sequence ATGATGAAAATGTATAAAATTGGCGCTGTCCTAGCTGTTATTATTTGTATTATTGCACTAGTTTTTAGCTATTTAACGTGGCAGGACAAGCTTGAAAATGTGATAGCTCCCGTAGAAGCTGTGAGTGCTGTGAGCGATGATCAGAAAAAGGACAAAACCAAAGAGGTAAAAAGTGACAAAAATGTGAAAATCAATGAACTTATCACTAATATGGGTGAACCCTTACAGAATTTGTTTGTTGAAAGAAATGAAAATGGTGAGCGTTTGAAGGTACTGATAGCGGGTTCTGCAGCTTTAGAATCAGGTGATCCTGGTTACGCAGAACGTCTAGAAGCTTCATTAGAGGAAGCGTATGCCGACTTTATCGAAGTAGACATTCTTTCTATAGAAGGCACTTCTGAATCTTTGCTTGATGTAGATCTTTCTTCAGGCTATGACGTAGTACTTCTTGAGCCAATGACTTTGATGAATAACGGCATTGTGGCGATTGAACAAGAACGTGAACATATTAACGAGTTTAGAGCTAAACTGACTGAACAAGTAGAAGATGCGGTATTGGTTCTCCACCCTTCTCAGCCGATATACGGTGCCGGTTATTATTTAGCGCAAATCGCCGCTCTTAAAGAATTTGCACAACTGTATGATTATGCTTATATTAATCATTGGACAGCTTGGCCAGATACAGACAATGAGGTCCTAAAAGATCACTTGACTGAAGATGGTCTTCCAAACAGCAAAGGCGCAGAATTATGGGCAGAAGAACTGGAAGCGTATTTTATCGCTAACTAA
- a CDS encoding YveK family protein gives MEETISLQDLFKTLKKRAGLIALMTILAITIAGVVSFLVLTPMYQTSTQILVNQEQSEAAQLTNQNIQTDLQLINTYSVIIKSPAILDEVANQLDLDMSVEQLNNMITVNTAENSQVVNVTVQDANPALAVDIANTTAKVFESEIQNLMNVDNVSILSPAVLKENPSPVAPNPMLNMAIAAVIGMMLGVGIAFLLEYLDTTIKDQQDIEEILDIPLLGVISPIKEEAKLEQTTSSKRRAG, from the coding sequence ATGGAAGAAACCATCAGTTTACAAGACCTTTTTAAGACCCTGAAAAAACGGGCCGGGTTAATCGCACTTATGACGATTTTAGCTATCACTATCGCAGGCGTAGTATCGTTCTTAGTCCTGACACCAATGTATCAGACTTCCACACAAATCTTGGTAAACCAAGAACAGTCGGAAGCTGCCCAATTAACAAACCAAAACATTCAAACCGATCTTCAATTGATCAATACATATTCAGTTATCATCAAAAGTCCCGCTATTTTAGATGAAGTAGCTAACCAACTGGATCTTGATATGTCTGTGGAACAATTAAACAATATGATTACTGTAAATACCGCTGAAAACTCTCAAGTGGTAAACGTAACAGTACAAGATGCTAATCCAGCACTAGCAGTAGACATCGCTAATACAACAGCAAAAGTATTTGAAAGCGAAATTCAAAACTTAATGAATGTCGATAACGTATCAATTTTGTCTCCAGCTGTATTAAAAGAGAATCCGTCACCCGTAGCGCCAAACCCGATGTTAAACATGGCAATTGCTGCTGTCATTGGAATGATGCTTGGCGTCGGAATCGCATTCTTATTGGAATACTTAGATACGACGATTAAAGACCAACAAGATATCGAAGAAATCTTAGACATTCCTTTACTAGGTGTCATTTCTCCAATTAAAGAAGAAGCCAAACTAGAGCAAACCACATCATCGAAGAGAAGGGCGGGATAG
- a CDS encoding LytR family transcriptional regulator: MSRKEKKLKKKKWPWILGILGVIVIGLGIYLFTIYNSFTNTLDEIHEPIEREVSEKRTIDQEVVLSEQDPFSVLLLGVDEREDDRGRSDTMVVMTVNPADESTKMVSIPRDTYTEIVGRGTTDKINHAYAFGGIEMSMATVENLLDIPIDYVLQVNMEGFQDIVDAVGGVEVNNTLAFDEFKEGTIELDGEEALGYVRMRKQDPEGDFGRQNRQKQVIQGIMKKGASVNSLLNYKSIFTALGDNVRTNMTFDEMMDVQSNYRDAIGTVDQLMVEDGTGETINGIWYYMMNDAELAEIQSTLKTHLNM, encoded by the coding sequence ATGAGTCGAAAAGAAAAAAAGCTTAAAAAGAAGAAATGGCCATGGATCCTCGGAATACTCGGAGTTATCGTGATCGGTCTTGGGATTTACTTATTTACGATTTATAATAGTTTCACGAATACATTAGACGAAATTCACGAGCCGATTGAGCGTGAAGTCTCTGAGAAACGTACGATTGACCAAGAAGTTGTATTGAGCGAACAAGATCCATTTTCTGTATTATTGCTCGGTGTTGATGAGCGCGAAGACGATCGTGGACGTTCGGATACGATGGTTGTCATGACGGTAAACCCGGCTGATGAATCGACGAAGATGGTATCCATTCCGCGTGATACGTATACGGAGATTGTTGGACGCGGTACGACAGACAAGATTAACCATGCGTATGCATTTGGCGGTATTGAAATGTCGATGGCGACGGTTGAGAACTTGTTGGATATTCCAATTGACTATGTGTTGCAAGTGAACATGGAAGGCTTCCAAGATATTGTCGATGCAGTTGGCGGTGTGGAAGTGAATAACACGTTAGCTTTTGATGAGTTTAAAGAAGGCACAATCGAGTTGGATGGCGAAGAAGCTTTAGGGTATGTGCGTATGCGTAAACAAGATCCTGAAGGTGATTTTGGTCGTCAGAATCGCCAGAAGCAAGTGATTCAAGGGATTATGAAAAAAGGTGCATCGGTTAATAGTTTGTTGAATTATAAGAGTATTTTTACGGCATTGGGAGATAATGTGCGTACGAATATGACGTTTGATGAGATGATGGATGTGCAGTCGAATTACCGTGATGCGATTGGTACGGTTGATCAGTTGATGGTCGAGGATGGTACTGGCGAGACGATTAACGGGATTTGGTATTATATGATGAATGATGCGGAGCTGGCGGAGATTCAGTCGACGTTGAAGACGCATTTGAATATGTAA
- a CDS encoding glycosyltransferase has protein sequence MNTFKNAEFFDFEKPKESIQSIALIHKNMKSGGIEMLVVKMVKWFSANGYKVTLFLYSSGGPLLRELESLKGVTIVVDEDLRDPTINLWLATKMLSRRIEQKFDLVYSFGPLSFLLSYLLPARKRLSGVYSPDSYAQKGVGGAVKALKLIDPKFAQKLMFMNPSIKERTENAIGQPLGNAIFPLPLDFCTAMSPLGNSESRRIVSIGQLAHFRTYNYYMIDIMERLIQIDPEFTYHIYGIGQGEDSLRKKIANSPARNHIFMHGKFKPSDKKAALQNTFCFVGMGVPLIEAAGCGIPGIVGKVNDRFGLTEGFLHQLPPYESGDSFSDKSELFSVEEQIMKLLSSKEEYNKISKKERMKANEFESNHVMENFIKEAEFNKFLIRLH, from the coding sequence ATGAACACATTCAAAAATGCCGAATTTTTCGATTTTGAAAAACCAAAAGAATCAATCCAATCGATTGCACTGATTCATAAAAACATGAAGTCGGGCGGCATCGAAATGTTAGTCGTGAAAATGGTGAAATGGTTCAGTGCGAATGGCTATAAAGTTACATTGTTCTTGTATAGCAGCGGCGGACCATTATTACGTGAACTAGAATCGCTTAAAGGCGTAACGATTGTCGTGGATGAAGATTTGAGAGATCCAACGATTAACTTATGGCTTGCGACTAAAATGTTAAGCAGACGCATCGAACAGAAATTCGATTTGGTTTACTCATTTGGGCCGTTGTCGTTCTTATTATCGTACTTATTGCCAGCAAGAAAACGGTTGTCAGGAGTATACTCTCCAGACAGCTATGCTCAAAAAGGGGTAGGCGGAGCAGTCAAAGCGTTAAAGTTAATCGATCCAAAATTTGCTCAAAAACTGATGTTCATGAATCCATCGATTAAAGAAAGAACGGAAAATGCGATTGGACAACCATTAGGAAATGCGATTTTCCCACTGCCGTTGGATTTTTGCACAGCGATGAGTCCACTAGGCAATTCTGAATCCCGACGCATTGTCTCTATCGGTCAATTAGCACACTTTCGCACTTATAACTATTACATGATCGATATTATGGAAAGGTTAATCCAAATCGATCCGGAATTTACGTATCACATTTACGGGATAGGGCAAGGAGAAGATAGCTTGCGTAAAAAGATTGCCAATTCCCCAGCACGTAATCATATCTTTATGCACGGTAAGTTCAAACCGAGCGATAAAAAAGCAGCATTGCAAAACACGTTTTGTTTTGTAGGCATGGGCGTTCCGCTTATCGAAGCAGCGGGCTGTGGCATTCCGGGAATTGTCGGCAAAGTAAACGACCGTTTCGGATTAACAGAAGGCTTTCTTCACCAATTGCCACCGTATGAAAGTGGCGATTCTTTCTCAGATAAGAGCGAGTTGTTCAGTGTCGAAGAACAAATTATGAAGCTGCTATCGAGCAAAGAAGAATACAACAAAATTTCCAAAAAAGAGCGCATGAAAGCAAATGAGTTTGAAAGCAATCACGTGATGGAGAATTTTATCAAAGAAGCAGAATTCAATAAATTCTTAATCCGGTTACACTGA
- a CDS encoding patatin-like phospholipase family protein: MKKVLSIDGGGVRGIIPAMLLAELEAQSGKPVSELFDLVVGASTGGILALGLVAPDPQNHTKPRYTAAQFLGFYKDESHEIFDKSLFFKITRGIFTSRYQARALEKALKKYFGPTMLSEAIADVVVPSYELHGRFTAFFKSRDIHTKKIERDVKMTDVARAASAAPTYFTPKKIKEYPGASFIDGGVFANNPAMCAYAEAKELFPDEELLIVSLGTGNPQLTIQFEKYRTWGLLSWAKPLWYVLSDGSSDVVDYQLKFVLPNREESQRYYRFQIELIQPGTEKLDDGSAQNINALIKLGQELLDTRREEIQKLCKQLVE; the protein is encoded by the coding sequence ATGAAAAAGGTTTTATCGATAGACGGGGGCGGCGTGCGAGGGATTATTCCAGCGATGCTGCTTGCAGAACTAGAAGCACAAAGTGGAAAGCCGGTTTCGGAGCTATTTGATTTGGTCGTCGGGGCATCAACGGGAGGCATTTTAGCACTCGGACTGGTTGCGCCAGATCCGCAAAATCATACGAAGCCTCGCTACACAGCTGCACAGTTTTTAGGCTTTTACAAAGACGAATCACACGAAATCTTCGATAAATCCTTATTTTTCAAAATCACCCGCGGCATTTTCACAAGCCGTTATCAAGCTCGTGCACTTGAAAAAGCACTCAAAAAATATTTTGGCCCGACAATGCTCTCGGAAGCAATCGCAGATGTCGTTGTGCCTAGCTACGAACTCCATGGACGCTTTACTGCTTTTTTCAAAAGTCGCGACATTCACACGAAAAAAATCGAACGCGACGTGAAGATGACAGACGTCGCACGTGCTGCCTCTGCAGCACCCACTTATTTCACTCCCAAAAAAATAAAAGAATACCCAGGCGCTAGCTTTATCGATGGCGGCGTATTTGCCAACAATCCAGCGATGTGCGCGTATGCCGAAGCAAAAGAACTTTTTCCAGACGAAGAATTATTAATCGTCTCGCTCGGAACCGGCAACCCGCAGCTCACCATTCAATTCGAGAAATACAGAACATGGGGACTGCTTAGTTGGGCCAAACCTTTATGGTATGTCTTATCCGACGGCAGCTCAGACGTTGTCGACTACCAACTAAAATTTGTGCTACCAAACCGAGAAGAAAGCCAACGCTATTACCGCTTCCAAATTGAATTGATCCAACCCGGCACCGAAAAACTAGACGACGGCTCAGCACAAAACATCAACGCACTCATCAAACTCGGCCAAGAATTACTCGACACACGCCGCGAAGAAATTCAGAAGCTCTGCAAACAATTAGTCGAGTAA
- a CDS encoding acyltransferase, with amino-acid sequence MTRRYDYMDWLRAISIFVVVGIHVVSKIINSTTTDDWIWHFANIFDAGLRWCVPVFFMLSGALLLTRGKEESVSEFLKKRLSKIVIPLIFWSIIYTLYNIFELEESYTVYEIIVQFLTDDIYYHLWFLYTITGLYIMTPFLKLLVQHMDKKTFQALLLFWVIFSSFLPFLPKFFDFEVAFSAGLFEPYIGYFLLGAYLVLYPVPKKYLPTLGILALISYILTVWGTYYLNIGQPVGEFDEFFYEHYRPNNLLITLFIFIGFQHMANKIKSNALVTRISTATFGIYIIHPIIQIYLNKFFGLNETTLNPIISVPLVWIIIFSISFGIILVMQKLPIMKRLIP; translated from the coding sequence ATGACTAGAAGATACGATTATATGGATTGGTTGCGTGCGATATCGATATTCGTCGTTGTCGGCATCCATGTAGTATCAAAAATTATCAATAGCACGACAACCGATGATTGGATTTGGCATTTTGCCAACATCTTTGATGCCGGCTTACGCTGGTGCGTTCCAGTATTTTTCATGCTAAGTGGTGCATTGCTATTGACGCGTGGAAAAGAAGAAAGCGTTTCAGAATTTCTCAAAAAACGCTTATCAAAAATCGTCATTCCGCTAATCTTCTGGAGCATTATTTACACCCTGTACAATATATTTGAGCTGGAAGAATCCTACACTGTTTATGAAATTATCGTTCAATTCCTAACGGATGATATTTATTACCACTTATGGTTTCTTTACACCATCACTGGTCTGTACATCATGACGCCATTCTTGAAATTACTCGTTCAGCATATGGACAAAAAAACTTTCCAAGCGTTGTTACTGTTTTGGGTTATCTTCTCAAGTTTCTTACCATTCCTACCAAAATTCTTCGATTTCGAAGTCGCTTTCTCGGCAGGACTATTCGAACCGTACATCGGTTACTTTTTACTTGGTGCATATCTCGTTTTATATCCCGTACCGAAAAAATACTTGCCGACACTTGGCATACTGGCACTTATTAGTTACATCTTGACTGTCTGGGGCACATATTATTTAAATATTGGTCAACCAGTAGGCGAGTTCGATGAGTTTTTCTACGAACATTACCGACCAAATAACTTACTGATTACATTATTCATTTTTATTGGCTTTCAACACATGGCGAATAAGATTAAATCAAACGCATTGGTTACACGTATAAGTACCGCAACATTCGGCATTTACATTATCCATCCGATTATCCAAATTTATTTAAATAAGTTTTTTGGACTCAATGAAACCACCCTTAATCCGATTATTAGTGTGCCGCTTGTATGGATCATCATTTTCAGTATTTCCTTCGGTATTATTTTAGTCATGCAAAAACTACCGATTATGAAACGATTAATCCCATAG
- a CDS encoding S1C family serine protease has translation MTRKTSKEIKKTNQIIAALSVALVLVMALGIYVMMKPDLPEPSLSAQQQTESNTPEAETELASMIANAKTHVYTLYTDLEQGSGFLINNQGDILTNGHVVLDASYITVKNSDGQEFNGNIIGKSETQDLAIVRVDELAGKEPLEIEMEPVDIGTPVVAIGSPNDQSNTATTGEVTDTDLDFSDQFEYTNLYEMSAEIAQGSSGGPLIAADTGKILGINSIIIEENPESGYAIPIYTVWDQLTEWINNPIAPEEQEIVLQDVKDAYFADDLLESFISSYYELLPYSLNDSESSFYLSYIFPGSDAEQQATGLIEEYSEPNRIYDIVEPTITAIEIEGDSALVEAEAEFTYHDKASDKSSTISHEGIYTVVIDEYGDYQIEGIVNQ, from the coding sequence ATGACACGAAAAACATCTAAAGAAATCAAAAAAACCAATCAAATCATCGCCGCTTTATCAGTAGCGCTGGTACTCGTAATGGCATTGGGCATTTATGTAATGATGAAACCAGATTTACCAGAGCCATCCTTATCCGCTCAGCAACAAACCGAAAGTAACACCCCAGAAGCGGAAACCGAACTCGCATCAATGATTGCTAATGCCAAAACACATGTCTACACGCTGTACACCGACCTCGAACAAGGATCAGGCTTTCTCATCAACAACCAAGGAGACATATTAACTAATGGCCACGTAGTGTTGGACGCCTCGTACATCACCGTCAAAAACAGTGACGGTCAGGAATTTAACGGCAACATTATCGGCAAGTCTGAAACACAAGATTTGGCCATCGTCCGCGTCGACGAACTAGCGGGAAAAGAACCACTCGAAATTGAAATGGAACCCGTCGATATTGGCACACCCGTCGTCGCCATCGGCAGTCCGAACGACCAAAGCAACACGGCTACGACAGGCGAAGTCACCGATACCGACCTTGATTTCTCCGATCAATTTGAATACACCAATCTATACGAAATGAGCGCAGAAATTGCACAAGGTTCGAGTGGGGGACCATTAATCGCAGCCGACACCGGAAAAATACTGGGCATCAACTCCATCATTATCGAAGAAAACCCAGAATCCGGCTACGCGATCCCAATCTACACCGTATGGGATCAGTTAACAGAATGGATCAACAACCCAATCGCACCCGAAGAGCAGGAAATTGTCCTACAAGACGTCAAAGATGCGTACTTCGCCGACGATCTACTCGAAAGCTTTATCTCATCGTATTACGAGCTATTGCCGTATTCGCTGAACGATAGCGAATCGAGCTTTTACTTGTCTTACATTTTCCCAGGCAGTGACGCCGAACAACAAGCGACCGGGCTAATTGAAGAATACAGTGAACCGAATCGTATTTACGACATTGTCGAGCCGACTATCACCGCTATCGAAATCGAAGGCGACAGCGCATTGGTCGAAGCAGAAGCGGAGTTTACGTATCACGACAAAGCGAGCGACAAGTCGTCTACCATTTCGCACGAGGGAATATACACAGTTGTGATTGATGAGTACGGAGATTATCAGATAGAGGGTATTGTGAATCAGTGA